In Oncorhynchus masou masou isolate Uvic2021 chromosome 10, UVic_Omas_1.1, whole genome shotgun sequence, a single genomic region encodes these proteins:
- the LOC135547538 gene encoding LON peptidase N-terminal domain and RING finger protein 2-like, which produces METGIQAHQFVHAVSSPRAAGISTEMLEVAAEATRAGDYDLAAEIYSSQLVDLQHPDRGICLLKADALAQTGRIAEALDSYCTAANIGKLRPDELQLLVVNIARTLREKELNINGKATSCHKSGNGDDGVDADTEAFEDEPLDLFSCRLCMCLLSEPTTMECGHTFCKHCLEKETVKDCIQCKHKLNKKDVQILPIGFRVNVILSSLLDKWFDSESKARRHWIEGEVSQKKHDYTDALEKYNKALELAPSVGRLLGQRAELHLESKNYSQAIQDAESLCRLNPLWPKAHYIKASALSKANRNDEALKEYFMCVALKPDWMMVKLEAQKVLSELFSSVFEKDGQPTPIHPLQGGPSTRLLKPPALYGSLNPFTMPQKPGCSSQDLEFRVSKSSLCDGPSDSSKHPLSPSSKAEKPLLEDAKGLASVLAAHPTPPGSLKRRHSGDGIAFSPPSKLLRADEACSSSHLPAAYLWGRTVSKDLLDSRDMECSLCMRLFFEPVSTPCGHTFCLKCLERCLDHNPNCPLCKENLSEYLATRGFNKTLLMEEVLQRYLGDELAERKKIHEEEMKELANLNQEVPIFVCTMAFPTIPCPLHIFEPRYRLMIRRSMETGTKQFGMCIADELKGFADYGCMLEVRDVKFFPDGRSVVDTIGVSRFKVLSHGQRDGYNTAKIEYLEDKKVEGQEFVELQKLYVSVYDQASGWFTSLKDNMKSQIISHFGHLPGKDPDPQGNPSGPAWAWWLLAVLPLDNRAQLTILAMPSLKDRLIAIRRVLIFVTRKRPR; this is translated from the exons ATGGAGACGGGAATCCAAGCTCACCAGTTTGTCCACGCGGTATCCAGCCCTAGAGCAGCGGGTATATCCACTGAAATGCTCGAGGTGGCAGCGGAAGCAACCCGGGCAGGTGACTACGACCTTGCCGCGGAAATCTATAGCTCTCAGCTGGTGGACCTCCAACATCCAGACCGGGGTATCTGTTTGCTCAAAGCTGACGCTCTTGCCCAGACCGGGCGAATAGCGGAGGCGCTTGACTCGTACTGCACCGCGGCCAACATTGGCAAACTTCGGCCGGACGAATTGCAGCTTTTGGTTGTAAACATAGCACGGACTCTTCGCGAGAAGGAGCTAAACATTAATGGGAAGGCAACGAGTTGTCATAAAAGTGGGAATGGAGACGATGGTGTCGATGCCGATACAGAGGCATTTGAGGACGAACCCCTGGACTTGTTTTCGTGCCGCCTTTGTATGTGTTTACTGTCAGAACCAACCACCATGGAGTGCGGCCATACGTTttgcaaacattgtttagaaaaaGAAACTGTCAAAGACTGCATACAATGCAAACACAAACTGAACAAAAAAGACGTACAGATCCTACCCATTGGGTTTAGAGTAAATGTCATCCTCAGTAGTTTGTTGGATAAATGGTTCGACTCTGAAAGTAAAGCCAGGAGACATTGGATAGAAGGTGAGGTCTCACAGAAGAAGCACGACTACACAGATGCTTTGGAGAAGTACAACAAAGCCTTAGAACTGG CGCCATCTGTAGGTCGGCTACTGGGACAGCGTGCTGAGCTACACTTGGAGAGTAAGAACTACAGCCAGGCCATCCAGGATGCAGAGAGCCTGTGTAGACTCAACCCTCTCTGGCCAAAG GCCCACTACATCAAGGCCTCAGCCCTGAGTAAAGCCAACCGCAACGATGAGGCCTTAAAGGAGTACTTCATGTGTGTGGCACTGAAACCTGATTGGATGATGGTGAAGCTGGAAGCCCAGAAG GTGCTTAGTGAGCTGTTCTCGTCAGTGTTTGAGAAGGATGGTCAGCCCACTCCCATACATCCTCTACAGGGTGGTCCCTCCACTCGCCTCCTTAAGCCCCCCGCCCTGTACGGCTCTCTAAACCCCTTCACCATGCCACAGAAGCCTGGCTGCTCCTCACAG GACTTAGAGTTCAGAGTGAGTAAGAGTTCTTTGTGCGATGGTCCCTCAGACTCCTCCAAACATCCCCTGTCCCCCAGCAGTAAAGCTGAGAAGCCCTTGCTAGAAGATGCCAAGGGCCTGGCCAGTGTCCTGGCTGCCCATCCTACCCCCCCAGGCAGCCTCaagaggagacacagtggggacGGCATAGCCTTCAGCCCTCCCTCCAAACTTCTCAGAGCAGATGAAGCCTGCTCGTCCTCTCACCTTCCTGCTGCTTACCTCTGGGGAAGGACGGTGTCCAAAGACCTGCTCGACAGTAGAGATATGGAGTGCTCCCTCTGTATGAG GCTGTTCTTTgagcctgtctccaccccctgTGGACACACCTTCTGCCTCAAGTGTCTAGAGCGCTGTCTGGACCACAACCCCAACTGCCCTCTCTGCAAAGAGAACCTCTCCGAG TATCTGGCCACAAGAGGGTTCAACAAGACCCTGCTGATGGAGGAAGTGCTGCAGCGTTACCTGGGAGATGAGCTGGCAGAGAGGAAGAagatccatgaggaggagatgaaggaACTGGCAAA CTTGAACCAGGAAGTGCCGATCTTTGTGTGCACCATGGCCTTCCCCACCATCCCCTGTCCACTGCACATCTTCGAACCACGCTACCGCCTCATGATCCGCCGCTCCATGGAGACCGGTACCAAACAGTTTGGTATGTGCATCGCTGATGAGTTGAAGGGTTTTGCTGATTACGGCTGCATGCTGGAGGTCCGGGACGTCAAGTTTTTTCCTGATGGGAGGTCTGTGGTCGACACCATCGGTGTGTCCCGCTTCAAAGTACTGAGCCACGGCCAGAGAGACGGATACAACACGGCCAAAATCGAGTACCTGGAGGATAAGAAG gtgGAGGGCCAGGAGTTCGTGGAGCTGCAGAAGCTTTATGTCTCTGTGTACGACCAGGCCAGCGGCTGGTTCACTTCCCTTAAGGACAACATGAAGAGCCAGATAATCAGCCACTTTGGACACCTACCTGGGAAGGACCCTGACCCACAG ggtAATCCCAGTGGTCCAGCGTGGGCttggtggctgttggctgtgcTGCCTCTTGACAACCGTGCCCAGCTCACCATCCTGGCCATGCCCTCCCTCAAGGACCGCCTCATTGCCATCCGCAGGGTCCTGATCTTTGTCACGCGCAAGAGACCCCGATAA